The Candidatus Hydrogenedens sp. genome segment TTCCAGTAAAGACCAGAAGGACACTGCAATCATTACACCTGCGGCCATTCCTAAAGTTGCATCAAGAATTTTTTGGGGAATGGGCTTTGCCCACAAAGCAGGCAAAGCCCCTAATAGTGTCATAAACCATGTAAATAATGTTGCTAATAATGCAAGTATTGCTGGATGTAGTTCACTCATAAGTATTAGACGGTATATGTTGAAGCAGAAGTTGAACCGCCACGCCCGGTCCAATTGGTATGGAAAAATTCCCCTCTGGGTTTATCCACCCGTTCATAAGTGTGGGCACCAAAATAATCGCGTTGTGCTTGAAGGAGATTTGCTGGAAGCCATGCACTCCGATAACCATCAAAATAACATAATGCCGAACTGATAGCAGGGACAGGAATTCCTAATTGAACGGCAGTAGAAACAACCCGACGCCAACTATCCTGTGTTTCATTGACAATACCTGCAAAGAACGGGTCTAATAATAGATTTTCTAAATGGGGGTTTCGGTCAAAGGCTTCTTTGATTTTGCCTAAAAATACAGAACGGATAATGCAACCTCCCCGCCACATTAAGGCAATACCTCCATAATTCAAATTCCATCCGTAAGTTTTTGCTGCGGAACGCATCAATTGATAACCCTGAGCATAACTTACAATTTTAGATGCATAAAGGGCTTTGCGAAGGTCATTAATGAATTGTTTTTTATCGCCTGTAAAATTTGTTACTTTCCCCTGTAATGTTTGACTGGCTTTTACGCGTTCTTCTTTGATTGCAGATAAGCACCGTGCAAAAACAGCTTCTGCGACAGCCGTTAATGGTTGTCCTTCATCTAAAGCAGAAATAACAGTCCATTTCCCGGTGCCTTTCTGTCCGGCTGTGTCTAAAATGAGGTCAACAACATATTGTCCTTCTTCATTTTTGTAGGCAAGGATGTCGCGTGTAATTTCAATTAAGTATGAGTTCAATTCTCCTTCATACCATTCCGAAAAGACCTGATGCATTTCCTCATTGGACATTCCCAGCCCTTGTTTCATTAGGTGATAAGTTTCGCATATCATTTGCATATCGCCATACTCAATACCGTTATGTACCATCTTCACAAAATGTCCGGCTCCATTTTCGCCTACCCAATCGCAACAAGGTTCCCCTTCGGGTGTCTTTGCACAAATAGATTGGAAAATATCTTTAACATGTTCCCATGCTTTAGGAGAACCACCGGGCATCATGGAAGGACCTTTCAATGCCCCTTCTTCTCCACCTGATACACCTGTGCCAATATAAAGAAGTCCTTTACTTTCTAAATATTTTGTTCTACGGGTTGTATCTGGGAAATGACTATTTCCTCCATCAATAATAATATCACCCAGGTCTAATAAAGGAATCAGTTGCTCAATAAAATCATCTACTGCCTGGCCGGCTTTTACCATGAGCATAACTTTTCGTGGCTTTTTTAGGCTATTAACGAGTTCTTGTAAAGAATGACAGCCTTTTATATTCTTCCCTTTTGCGCGACCATTGATGAAGTCATCTACTTTGGATACGGTGCGATTAAATACAGCGACACTAAAACCCTTGCTTTCCATGTTTAATACCAGGTTTTCACCCATTACGGCTAAACCTACTAATCCAATATCTTTAAGTTCGTTCATACAATTCTCCTTTTCTATTTATAATAGTTTTAATTTGTAATAGAATTATATCGCAAATGCTATTTTCGATGCCCCTGAGGGATGTAAACAGGTAGTTTTTTGTCGGCGAAAATA includes the following:
- the gnd gene encoding decarboxylating NADP(+)-dependent phosphogluconate dehydrogenase; the protein is MNELKDIGLVGLAVMGENLVLNMESKGFSVAVFNRTVSKVDDFINGRAKGKNIKGCHSLQELVNSLKKPRKVMLMVKAGQAVDDFIEQLIPLLDLGDIIIDGGNSHFPDTTRRTKYLESKGLLYIGTGVSGGEEGALKGPSMMPGGSPKAWEHVKDIFQSICAKTPEGEPCCDWVGENGAGHFVKMVHNGIEYGDMQMICETYHLMKQGLGMSNEEMHQVFSEWYEGELNSYLIEITRDILAYKNEEGQYVVDLILDTAGQKGTGKWTVISALDEGQPLTAVAEAVFARCLSAIKEERVKASQTLQGKVTNFTGDKKQFINDLRKALYASKIVSYAQGYQLMRSAAKTYGWNLNYGGIALMWRGGCIIRSVFLGKIKEAFDRNPHLENLLLDPFFAGIVNETQDSWRRVVSTAVQLGIPVPAISSALCYFDGYRSAWLPANLLQAQRDYFGAHTYERVDKPRGEFFHTNWTGRGGSTSASTYTV